The nucleotide sequence AGCCTCTGTGAATGTTGCAATTGCATATGTAAGCCCCAGTTCAGTTGCTCATATTTTTAAGGATTTCTCTGGGGAAGGATGTGATTCCTTACTCTCCCAGGATATTCAGTGATCTGCCACTGGtgaaaaacaagtattttggAAATGAAACTTTTCCTCTATTTCCTGTTAGATCCCACTGCCTATTTTAGtttgtctttttctgattttgtatCTCCAGGAAatccaggagctggcaggaggggaaTGAACCGTGAGGGCGTCCCCGGAAAGAGTCCGGAGGAGATGTACATCCAGCAGAAAGTGAGAGTCCTGCTCATGCTCAGGAAGATGGGATCAAACGTAAGATGCACTTCATGGCCCATCTTTTGTGGGTTTTCAGACAACTTTGGACTAACTGGGGTAGTGTTTGTTGAGATGGGCAGGCGGTGGTCTGGTTTTAATGCTGAATTGTTTCAGCCATCATGGATTTAACCCTGATCAGTTAAACACAATTGATTTTTGCTTAAATGTTATGAGTTTGTGATATGTTATGTTATGAGTTATGAGGCTTGTGATGCCTGAAACTACCATATATAGATAAATGATTTAAAGTTTTTCATTATTGGAAAAACAGCCAAGTAAAGCAGCTGTTTTAAGGTGACACTGAATCTGCCCATGAGTTCATGATGAACCATTTTGCTGCTGTGTCCTTGCTGGTGGTCGAGCTGCACAAATAAGGGGTGATTCAGCTGGTGAAGAGTAGAGCAGAGGCTGGTGTGGTGCCTCTCAGCGGGGGCTGGTGTCTGCAGTCTGTGTGGTTCTGGTTTTGCTGAGTGCCTCTGTGCCCCCAGCTGACGGCCAGCGAGGAGGAGTTCCTGCGCACGTACGCGGGGGTGGTGAACAGCCAGCTGAGCCAGTTGCCCCAGCACTCCATCGACCAGGGTGAGTTCTGCCCCCTtctgccttcccctgccttcccctgccctgggcctgcttcccctggcacagcagcctcagGAAACCCCACCTTTAGCTTCCTGTACTTCCAGAATAGTGTGCCACCTGCTGAAACCCATCCTGCAGTCCAGGGTGTGCAAGTCCTGGCTTGCAATAGGCTTTGGAAGAGAACCAGAGCGAACTTTTTCAACaggtggttttattttgacAGGTAAAGTCAGTCTGATACTGTTAGGATGCGTTCTTGATAACACTTTTGTCACCAAATAAAATGGAGTCATCCAACAACGTcttctgtttttcacatttCCGTGAGTGTGTGAGTGAAGTGCAATGTTACTGTTCCAGCAGAGTACGAGGGAAAGATTAGCAGTAGGAGGAATTTGTTTCCCATTGCATTTCCTTAATTGCACAATGTAATGAATTCGCAGACAGGGGTAGCAGGCACATAATAAGTTTGCAAatctgctttggtttgtttagATTCCCATTAAGGGGATGAACTACATGCTGGTTTTGTTAATTCTTTGTAGAATTAACAGTAAACAATTGTGTGGAGCTACTCTGAGTCCACTGATCTCATCTGAACCTGAATGTTTCTTACTGgattcctctccctgccctgcacagccctcaTACCAGATCACGTTCATAATGTGCAGTTTGGAATTGAAGGAACATTGTAAGACTCATGCCAGAAAGAACTGAGTTGAGCAGAAACTTAGTATAGATCTGAGACATCTAGAAATCCATTACAAACACAACCTGCACAAACTTGCTGATGTGTTTTAAGCCTGTGTGTTCATTCCTCGCATAGCTGGGGGTTGATGGAGGTGGATACTTGAAGAATTCTGAGCCAAAATAGAAAGCATTTCTGCCAGTCTAAAGTGAGAATTTGCTTGTTTCTTGTCAGAAACGGAGGTAGACACGTTCAGTTAAGAGAGACTTGGTTGCAGTTGGGATTTTTCAGCATTATCcttaaaagtt is from Corvus moneduloides isolate bCorMon1 chromosome 22, bCorMon1.pri, whole genome shotgun sequence and encodes:
- the CTNNBIP1 gene encoding beta-catenin-interacting protein 1 isoform X2 — translated: MNREGVPGKSPEEMYIQQKVRVLLMLRKMGSNLTASEEEFLRTYAGVVNSQLSQLPQHSIDQGAEDVVMAFSRSETEDRRQ